One genomic segment of Humidesulfovibrio mexicanus includes these proteins:
- a CDS encoding UvrD-helicase domain-containing protein — protein MNTPATTSNVTLDDHVEDELAGYLSLENPTSFFLFAGAGSGKTRSLVNALNYLAKTYRDVLRLRGRQIAVVTYTNAACDEITRRTEYDPLFVVRTIHSFAWSQIQGFNSDIRAWLKDNLPREIAELQAAEAKGRAGKASIARQTQIESKQRRLDRLADTKTFVYNPNGDNRERNSLNHSEVVKIFSDFLLTKPLMQRIFVGKFPFLLIDESQDTSRALIDALFVVQQAHADRFCLGLIGDTMQRIYADGKERIEREIPESWGRPEKKLNHRCPQRIVQLINQIRDGADAHKQEPRDDSPEGWARLFVFPIDVPNKPALEQKVRDHMAGLTGDQDWTIASKCKILTLEHRMAARRMGFLNLFESLYSVEEYRTGLLDGSLAPTRFFTHSILPLVKAQVQQTADKFATAKLVREHSPLLRKDALKNHENPIAQLRVAQAAVDSVMALWVNGHPTCAAITASIVETNLFEVPDNLKAALATLQASQPETPDDVEADPVSEKIAALVSLLNCSFTEIEQYAAYVAHEAPFDTHQGVKGLEFERVMVIMDDEEARGFRFSFDKLFGAKAPTATDIKNVQAGKETSVDTTRRLFYVTCSRAQSSLALVAYSADPSSAQAHVVANGWFTADEVLSAVPEQAENLR, from the coding sequence GTGAACACACCTGCCACTACTTCAAACGTCACGCTCGACGATCACGTTGAAGATGAACTGGCCGGCTACTTGAGCCTTGAGAACCCCACCAGTTTTTTCCTCTTTGCCGGCGCCGGGTCGGGCAAGACACGTTCGCTGGTGAACGCCCTGAACTATCTGGCCAAGACATACCGGGATGTTCTCCGCCTTCGCGGCCGACAAATCGCCGTCGTCACTTACACCAATGCCGCTTGCGACGAGATCACCCGCCGAACCGAATACGATCCGCTGTTCGTCGTGCGCACCATCCACAGCTTCGCGTGGTCGCAAATCCAGGGTTTCAACTCCGACATCCGCGCCTGGCTGAAGGACAACCTCCCGCGCGAGATCGCCGAGTTACAAGCCGCCGAGGCAAAGGGCCGAGCGGGCAAAGCGTCGATCGCCCGCCAAACCCAGATCGAATCCAAGCAGCGGCGATTGGACCGGCTCGCTGACACCAAAACATTCGTATACAACCCCAACGGTGACAACCGGGAACGGAATTCGCTAAACCACAGTGAAGTCGTTAAAATATTCTCGGATTTCCTGCTCACAAAACCGCTCATGCAGCGCATCTTCGTTGGGAAGTTCCCGTTTCTGTTGATTGACGAGAGCCAGGACACCAGCCGCGCGCTCATTGACGCCCTCTTCGTGGTGCAGCAGGCCCATGCCGACCGCTTTTGCCTCGGCCTAATCGGTGACACGATGCAACGCATCTATGCGGACGGCAAGGAACGGATTGAACGAGAGATACCAGAGAGCTGGGGGCGGCCCGAGAAGAAGCTCAATCACCGCTGTCCACAACGCATTGTGCAGCTCATCAATCAAATCCGTGATGGCGCTGATGCCCACAAACAGGAACCGCGCGACGACAGCCCGGAAGGCTGGGCGCGGCTTTTTGTGTTTCCAATCGATGTGCCCAACAAACCTGCCTTGGAGCAGAAAGTCCGAGACCACATGGCGGGACTGACAGGCGACCAGGATTGGACCATTGCCAGCAAATGCAAAATCCTCACCCTGGAACATCGCATGGCAGCCCGGCGAATGGGATTTCTCAACTTGTTCGAATCGTTGTATTCTGTCGAAGAATACCGGACCGGACTTCTCGATGGCAGTCTTGCACCAACACGTTTCTTCACTCATTCCATCCTGCCGCTCGTCAAGGCCCAGGTCCAGCAGACGGCTGACAAGTTCGCGACGGCCAAGCTGGTGCGAGAGCACTCACCACTGCTTCGCAAGGACGCCTTGAAAAACCATGAGAATCCGATAGCGCAACTTCGCGTTGCCCAGGCAGCAGTCGACAGCGTGATGGCCCTTTGGGTCAATGGCCACCCCACCTGCGCAGCAATCACAGCAAGCATCGTTGAAACCAATCTTTTTGAGGTGCCGGACAACCTCAAAGCCGCCTTGGCTACGTTGCAAGCTTCACAGCCAGAAACCCCTGATGACGTCGAAGCGGATCCTGTCAGCGAAAAGATTGCGGCACTTGTTTCGCTCCTCAATTGCTCATTCACGGAGATAGAGCAGTATGCCGCATACGTGGCGCACGAGGCTCCATTCGATACCCATCAGGGGGTCAAGGGGTTGGAGTTCGAACGCGTCATGGTCATTATGGACGATGAGGAGGCCCGCGGTTTTCGGTTTAGTTTTGACAAGTTGTTTGGCGCCAAAGCACCCACGGCCACCGACATCAAGAACGTTCAAGCGGGCAAGGAAACCTCCGTGGATACCACTCGACGCCTGTTCTATGTGACCTGCAGCCGCGCTCAATCCAGCTTGGCGCTCGTGGCCTATTCGGCTGACCCCTCTTCGGCCCAGGCGCATGTCGTCGCAAATGGGTGGTTCACTGCCGACGAGGTGTTGTCCGCAGTTCCAGAACAAGCAGAGAATCTACGATAG